In a genomic window of Gemmatimonas sp.:
- the fliQ gene encoding flagellar biosynthesis protein FliQ, which produces MSHQLVIDLSRQAIMTALMIAAPMLLIALGVGLVVSIIQSVTQIQEQTLAFVPKLVLVGGAFIVGMPWLLQILIRYTTELFRGIPAMVG; this is translated from the coding sequence ATGTCTCACCAACTCGTCATCGACTTGTCCCGCCAAGCAATCATGACCGCGCTCATGATTGCCGCCCCGATGCTGCTCATCGCCCTCGGCGTGGGTCTCGTCGTGTCGATCATCCAGTCGGTCACCCAGATCCAGGAACAGACCCTGGCCTTCGTTCCGAAGCTCGTCCTCGTGGGCGGTGCCTTCATCGTCGGCATGCCGTGGCTGCTCCAGATCCTGATCCGCTACACCACCGAACTCTTTCGCGGCATCCCCGCGATGGTCGGCTGA
- a CDS encoding flagellar biosynthetic protein FliR: protein MNPSTGLFGLPDFFAPGVATAFVLTALRVGGLLLVAPAWSAKSFPMKLRTAVLVVFATLLIPSASATADLTALRITPVTFLSETIIGFVIGFAAAIIVAGAEFAGELMTNSIGLSGMAILDPVNNTQGAILGTFMQMLAVTLLLTGGGHLIMLQAVAQSFVSMPLGAPLDLPSGMLAVTMAGTTIFATGVQFAAPVIAAILVANIALAILGRAAPQLQVMSLAFPLQIGIGLLTFAGSIGLVVHALADWTPAYATTLDTFARAVHVAPAPTTGR, encoded by the coding sequence GTGAATCCTTCGACGGGCCTCTTCGGCCTCCCCGACTTCTTCGCTCCCGGCGTCGCGACAGCCTTCGTGCTGACCGCGCTCCGCGTGGGCGGGCTGTTGCTCGTCGCCCCGGCGTGGTCGGCCAAGAGCTTCCCCATGAAGCTCCGCACCGCCGTCCTCGTCGTGTTCGCCACGCTGCTCATTCCGAGCGCCTCCGCCACCGCCGATCTCACCGCGCTCCGCATCACGCCGGTGACGTTCCTGAGCGAAACCATCATCGGCTTCGTGATCGGCTTCGCCGCCGCGATCATCGTGGCCGGCGCCGAGTTCGCGGGTGAGCTGATGACCAACTCGATCGGTCTGTCGGGCATGGCGATTCTCGATCCCGTCAACAACACGCAGGGCGCCATCCTCGGCACCTTCATGCAGATGCTGGCCGTCACGCTGCTCCTCACCGGCGGCGGTCATCTCATCATGCTGCAGGCCGTCGCGCAGAGCTTCGTCTCGATGCCGCTCGGCGCGCCGCTCGATCTGCCCAGCGGCATGCTGGCCGTCACCATGGCCGGCACCACGATCTTCGCGACCGGCGTGCAGTTCGCGGCGCCGGTAATCGCCGCCATTCTCGTAGCCAACATCGCGCTGGCGATCCTCGGACGCGCCGCGCCGCAGTTGCAGGTCATGAGCCTTGCCTTCCCGCTGCAGATCGGGATCGGCCTGCTCACCTTCGCCGGTTCGATCGGCCTCGTCGTCCACGCGCTCGCCGACTGGACGCCGGCCTACGCCACGACGCTCGACACTTTTGCGCGGGCGGTGCACGTCGCCCCTGCGCCGACGACGGGGCGTTGA